A stretch of the Papaver somniferum cultivar HN1 chromosome 6, ASM357369v1, whole genome shotgun sequence genome encodes the following:
- the LOC113287684 gene encoding ultraviolet-B receptor UVR8-like isoform X1, with protein MAADRARLVSIDELPSHLVLDILTSGRLNASDLACLEQTSRMFRGNHGFSPQNFGSLVDFAAFQLCSSHTIFCSLHLNAQKELFDRCRENWKRVLRFLQAVEQSSDIVETSAGNQMQITTGRYHTLLISDSSVYSCGSSLCGVLGQGPDITQCVAFSRINFPTTSRVLHVSASHNHAAFVMHSGEVFICGDNSSYCCGHGEVGRAIFRPRLVEALKGVSCKQVATGLSFTAFLTNQGHVYTCGINTHGQLGHGDSVDRPTPKIVGLLEGVGSVVQIASGPSYTLAVMNDGTVYSFGSGSNFCLGHGEQHNESLPRVIQSFKRKNIHVVRVSAGDEHAIALDSNGFAYTWGKGYCGALGQGDEIDKTTPTQLNGMKGHLVVQVCARKRKTFVLVDDGSVFGFGWMGFGSLGFTDKGASDKVMKPEMLNSLRGERISQISTGLYHSVAVTKTGLVYGFGDNERAQLGHDSLRGCLKPTRIIVDKTRDEDAAGTIH; from the exons ATGGCAGCAGATCGGGCTAGGTTGGTCTCAATAGATGAATTGCCATCACATTTGGTTCTAGACATTTTGACTTCAGGCAGATTAAATGCATCTGATCTCGCTTGTCTAGAACAAACTAGCCGAATGTTCAGGGGAAATCATGGGTTTTCCCCTCAGAACTTTGGGTCATTAGTAGATTTTGCTGCTTTTCAGCTTTGCAGCTCACATACCATATTTTGTTCTctacatttgaatgcgcaaaaaGAGCTCTTTGATCGATGTCGCGAGAATTGGAAGCGAGTTCTGAGGTTCTTGCAGGCTGTCGAACAATCTTCTGACATTGTCGAGACCTCAGCAGGAAAT CAGATGCAGATTACTACTGGAAGATACCACACATTGTTGATAAGTGATTCTTCAGTGTACTCCTGTGGGTCTAGTTTGTGTGGTGTTCTTGGTCAAGGTCCAGACATTACGCAATGTGTTGCATTTAGTCGGATCAATTTCCCTACTACATCGCGTGTACTGCATGTCTCAGCTTCCCACAACCATGCAGCATTTGTTATGCACTCTGGAGAG GTTTTCATATGCGGAGACAATTCGTCATATTGTTGTGGTCATGGAGAAGTAGGGAGAGCAATTTTCAGGCCTAGGCTGGTTGAAGCATTGAAGGGTGTTTCCTGCAAACAG GTTGCCACAGGACTGAGTTTTACTGCATTCCTCACAAATCAAGGGCATGTATATACATGCGGGATTAACACTCATGGACAGCTTGGGCATGGTGATTCTGTAGACAGGCCCACTCCTAAAATTGTTGGACTACTTGAAGGTGTTGGCAGCGTAGTTCAGATTGCTTCAGGACCTAGTTATACCTTAGCAGTAATGAATGACGGAACAGTATACTCCTTTGGTTCTGGGTCCAATTTCTGTCTTGGCCATGGTGAACAACATAACGAGTCGCTACCACGAGTCATCCAATCATTCAAGAGGAAGAATATCCATGTGGTTCGTGTATCTGCTGGAGATGAGCATGCAATAGCACTTGATTCGAATGGCTTT GCATATACATGGGGTAAAGGGTATTGCGGTGCGCTAGGCCAGGGAGACGAGATTGACAAGACTACTCCAACACAGTTAAATGGCATGAAGGGCCATTTAGTGGTACAG GTATGTGCAAGGAAAAGGAAGACCTTTGTTCTTGTGGATGATGGCTCTGTTTTTGGGTTCGGATGGATGGGCTTTGGGAGTTTAGGGTTTACAGACAAGGGTGCCTCCGACAAAGTCATGAAGCCTGAAATGCTAAACAGCCTAAGAGGTGAACGCATTTCTCAAATAAGCACGGGGCTTTATCACTCAGTTGCAGTCACCAAAACAGGTCTCGTTTATGGATTTGGAGACAATGAAAGAGCACAACTTGGTCACGACTCATTAAGAGGATGCCTTAAACCAACTAGAATCATCGTTGATAAAACCCGAGATGAAGATGCAGCAGGCACCATACATTAA
- the LOC113287684 gene encoding ultraviolet-B receptor UVR8-like isoform X2: MAADRARLVSIDELPSHLVLDILTSGRLNASDLACLEQTSRMFRGNHGFSPQNFGSLVDFAAFQLCSSHTIFCSLHLNAQKELFDRCRENWKRVLRFLQAVEQSSDIVETSAGNMQITTGRYHTLLISDSSVYSCGSSLCGVLGQGPDITQCVAFSRINFPTTSRVLHVSASHNHAAFVMHSGEVFICGDNSSYCCGHGEVGRAIFRPRLVEALKGVSCKQVATGLSFTAFLTNQGHVYTCGINTHGQLGHGDSVDRPTPKIVGLLEGVGSVVQIASGPSYTLAVMNDGTVYSFGSGSNFCLGHGEQHNESLPRVIQSFKRKNIHVVRVSAGDEHAIALDSNGFAYTWGKGYCGALGQGDEIDKTTPTQLNGMKGHLVVQVCARKRKTFVLVDDGSVFGFGWMGFGSLGFTDKGASDKVMKPEMLNSLRGERISQISTGLYHSVAVTKTGLVYGFGDNERAQLGHDSLRGCLKPTRIIVDKTRDEDAAGTIH, from the exons ATGGCAGCAGATCGGGCTAGGTTGGTCTCAATAGATGAATTGCCATCACATTTGGTTCTAGACATTTTGACTTCAGGCAGATTAAATGCATCTGATCTCGCTTGTCTAGAACAAACTAGCCGAATGTTCAGGGGAAATCATGGGTTTTCCCCTCAGAACTTTGGGTCATTAGTAGATTTTGCTGCTTTTCAGCTTTGCAGCTCACATACCATATTTTGTTCTctacatttgaatgcgcaaaaaGAGCTCTTTGATCGATGTCGCGAGAATTGGAAGCGAGTTCTGAGGTTCTTGCAGGCTGTCGAACAATCTTCTGACATTGTCGAGACCTCAGCAGGAAAT ATGCAGATTACTACTGGAAGATACCACACATTGTTGATAAGTGATTCTTCAGTGTACTCCTGTGGGTCTAGTTTGTGTGGTGTTCTTGGTCAAGGTCCAGACATTACGCAATGTGTTGCATTTAGTCGGATCAATTTCCCTACTACATCGCGTGTACTGCATGTCTCAGCTTCCCACAACCATGCAGCATTTGTTATGCACTCTGGAGAG GTTTTCATATGCGGAGACAATTCGTCATATTGTTGTGGTCATGGAGAAGTAGGGAGAGCAATTTTCAGGCCTAGGCTGGTTGAAGCATTGAAGGGTGTTTCCTGCAAACAG GTTGCCACAGGACTGAGTTTTACTGCATTCCTCACAAATCAAGGGCATGTATATACATGCGGGATTAACACTCATGGACAGCTTGGGCATGGTGATTCTGTAGACAGGCCCACTCCTAAAATTGTTGGACTACTTGAAGGTGTTGGCAGCGTAGTTCAGATTGCTTCAGGACCTAGTTATACCTTAGCAGTAATGAATGACGGAACAGTATACTCCTTTGGTTCTGGGTCCAATTTCTGTCTTGGCCATGGTGAACAACATAACGAGTCGCTACCACGAGTCATCCAATCATTCAAGAGGAAGAATATCCATGTGGTTCGTGTATCTGCTGGAGATGAGCATGCAATAGCACTTGATTCGAATGGCTTT GCATATACATGGGGTAAAGGGTATTGCGGTGCGCTAGGCCAGGGAGACGAGATTGACAAGACTACTCCAACACAGTTAAATGGCATGAAGGGCCATTTAGTGGTACAG GTATGTGCAAGGAAAAGGAAGACCTTTGTTCTTGTGGATGATGGCTCTGTTTTTGGGTTCGGATGGATGGGCTTTGGGAGTTTAGGGTTTACAGACAAGGGTGCCTCCGACAAAGTCATGAAGCCTGAAATGCTAAACAGCCTAAGAGGTGAACGCATTTCTCAAATAAGCACGGGGCTTTATCACTCAGTTGCAGTCACCAAAACAGGTCTCGTTTATGGATTTGGAGACAATGAAAGAGCACAACTTGGTCACGACTCATTAAGAGGATGCCTTAAACCAACTAGAATCATCGTTGATAAAACCCGAGATGAAGATGCAGCAGGCACCATACATTAA